A stretch of Hydractinia symbiolongicarpus strain clone_291-10 chromosome 9, HSymV2.1, whole genome shotgun sequence DNA encodes these proteins:
- the LOC130656225 gene encoding protein LZIC-like: MASRGKSETEKLKHNLEEQLDRLVNQLSDLEECKEDLDDGEYEETKKETLEQLREFDASLKKMMAGDMTLVDQFNGMQLAIQAAISEAFKTPEVIRMFAKKQPDQLRQKLAQMQRDVSLGKLTNASYCQQGVEILTALKKLGETLTPTEVEFMQKNSNEALSKFEKVTDNVGSDKVLKMAGSEVKQSQN; this comes from the coding sequence ATGGCATCCAGAGGAAAAAGTGAGACCGAAAAGTTAAAACATAACTTGGAAGAACAACTAGATCGACTTGTGAATCAGCTCAGTGATTTGGAAGAATGTAAAGAAGACCTTGATGATGGCGAAtatgaagaaacaaaaaaagaaacactGGAACAACTTCGTGAGTTTGATGCATCATTAAAAAAGATGATGGCTGGAGACATGACCTTGGTTGACCAGTTTAACGGTATGCAACTGGCAATACAAGCTGCTATTTCTGAAGCATTTAAAACCCCAGAAGTCATACGAATGTTTGCGAAAAAGCAGCCTGATCAGTTAAGGCAAAAACTAGCTCAAATGCAAAGAGATGTTAGTTTGGGAAAACTGACTAATGCATCGTATTGCCAACAAGGTGTAGAGATTTTAACTGCACTGAAAAAACTTGGTGAAACTTTAACACCGACTGAGGTTGAATTTATGCAAAAGAACTCTAATGAAGCTTTGAGCAAGTTTGAGAAAGTTACTGACAATGTTGGCAGcgacaaagttttaaaaatggctGGAAGTGAGGTGAAACAAAGTCAAAACTGA
- the LOC130656302 gene encoding mu-type opioid receptor-like isoform X2 has product MLISIICVPTYALSTDAFLHPSGEYGEVLCKLVTGYTIPFWLLDVSVFLLVAIAVERRKAIIDSFSTLQYRSIKLTLSYVGIALLMGILTQAPTYYGAHYESRNATVGNACKYDCGSTTMDILHYSAFTLECIVPSIVLFICFRHIKKHLTKFEGELHHSIPDYYKAKNKKFIPNIAHKKDTIGTFKIIVIVFLVCVALNEITYVLLEPVLNITSLQWNSSLYQVTVMLRFSNSCLNPILYSFRSKSFRKKVRDVFNDMTLIKMLKIRKENQINMYTKFSNVI; this is encoded by the coding sequence ATGTTGATCTCAATCATATGTGTTCCAACATACGCGCTATCAACGGATGCGTTTTTACATCCATCAGGAGAATATGGTGAAGTACTATGCAAATTAGTAACGGGCTATACCATACCATTCTGGCTTTTAGATGTCTCGGTATTTTTGCTAGTTGCTATAGCAGTTGAAAGACGTAAAGCGATAATCGATTCTTTCTCCACGTTGCAATACCGATCAATAAagttaactttgtcatatgtgGGAATAGCTTTGTTGATGGGAATTTTAACGCAGGCACCCACTTACTATGGTGCGCATTACGAATCACGTAATGCTACAGTTGGCAACGCATGCAAATATGACTGCGGAAGCACAACCATGGACATACTGCATTACAGTGCTTTCACATTGGAATGTATTGTTCCATCTATAGTGCTCTTTATATGCTTTCGACACATCAAAAAGCATTTGACAAAATTTGAAGGAGAATTACATCATTCTATACCAGATTACTATAaagccaaaaataaaaaattcattccAAATATTGCACATAAAAAGGACACCATAGGAACATTCAAGATAATCGTTATTGTGTTTTTGGTATGTGTCGCCCTGAACGAGATTACTTATGTATTGTTAGAACCCGTATTGAACATTACTAGCCTTCAATGGAACTCAAGTTTGTATCAGGTTACTGTGATGCTACGCTTCTCAAACTCATGTCTTAATCCTATCTTATACAGTTTTCGAAGCAAGTCTTTTCGTAAGAAAGTTCGTGATGTTTTCAACGATATGACGttgataaaaatgttaaaaatacgaAAAGAGAATCAGATTAATATGTATACCAAATTTTCTaatgtaatataa
- the LOC130656226 gene encoding 28S ribosomal protein S28, mitochondrial-like, translating to MGLRIILQHSVWRPFLSNISIVTTQNLLQKTIVTKVDNKVGQEVYNEDITDLPVQNHEKEKTFQELLDDSRLIKFGRPAGKCAIGKVVEVCNDDLYIDFGAKFEAVVKRPKHNEEFYVKGSKVRLILNKFEMTGAFLGDKRHITLCEADAVLLGPYNEVSESVL from the coding sequence ATGGGTTTAAGAATTATTCTACAACATTCTGTATGGCGCCCTTTTCTTTCCAATATTTCAATAGTCACTAcacaaaatttattacaaaaaactaTTGTTACAAAAGTTGATAACAAGGTTGGTCAAGAAGTTTATAATGAGGATATAACGGACTTGCCTGTTCAAAACCATGAAAAAGAAAAGACTTTTCAAGAACTTCTTGATGATTCTCGATTAATAAAATTTGGAAGACCTGCTGGAAAATGTGCCATTGGAAAAGTAGTTGAAGTCTGCAATGATGATTTATATATTGATTTTGGTGCAAAATTTGAGGCTGTTGTGAAACGACCTAAACATAATGAAGAATTTTATGTAAAAGGATCTAAAGTTCGTCTGATATTGAATAAGTTTGAAATGACAGGTGCATTTCTTGGTGATAAAAGACACATTACTTTATGCGAAGCAGATGCAGTGTTGCTTGGACCTTATAATGAAGTTTCTGAGTCTGTTTTATAG
- the LOC130656302 gene encoding apelin receptor B-like isoform X1 — translation MKSNFTLSAWQTTWYMVIFILGLVGNGIVIFVIMKSKTIQRDAPFNIYLLALAIIDMLISIICVPTYALSTDAFLHPSGEYGEVLCKLVTGYTIPFWLLDVSVFLLVAIAVERRKAIIDSFSTLQYRSIKLTLSYVGIALLMGILTQAPTYYGAHYESRNATVGNACKYDCGSTTMDILHYSAFTLECIVPSIVLFICFRHIKKHLTKFEGELHHSIPDYYKAKNKKFIPNIAHKKDTIGTFKIIVIVFLVCVALNEITYVLLEPVLNITSLQWNSSLYQVTVMLRFSNSCLNPILYSFRSKSFRKKVRDVFNDMTLIKMLKIRKENQINMYTKFSNVI, via the coding sequence ATGAAGAGCAACTTCACACTCAGTGCATGGCAGACAACATGGTATATGGTTATTTTTATACTAGGTTTAGTCGGTAACGGTATTGTCATTTTTGTTATCATGAAATCAAAAACTATCCAACGTGATGCACCATTTAATATCTATTTGCTAGCCCTGGCAATCATTGATATGTTGATCTCAATCATATGTGTTCCAACATACGCGCTATCAACGGATGCGTTTTTACATCCATCAGGAGAATATGGTGAAGTACTATGCAAATTAGTAACGGGCTATACCATACCATTCTGGCTTTTAGATGTCTCGGTATTTTTGCTAGTTGCTATAGCAGTTGAAAGACGTAAAGCGATAATCGATTCTTTCTCCACGTTGCAATACCGATCAATAAagttaactttgtcatatgtgGGAATAGCTTTGTTGATGGGAATTTTAACGCAGGCACCCACTTACTATGGTGCGCATTACGAATCACGTAATGCTACAGTTGGCAACGCATGCAAATATGACTGCGGAAGCACAACCATGGACATACTGCATTACAGTGCTTTCACATTGGAATGTATTGTTCCATCTATAGTGCTCTTTATATGCTTTCGACACATCAAAAAGCATTTGACAAAATTTGAAGGAGAATTACATCATTCTATACCAGATTACTATAaagccaaaaataaaaaattcattccAAATATTGCACATAAAAAGGACACCATAGGAACATTCAAGATAATCGTTATTGTGTTTTTGGTATGTGTCGCCCTGAACGAGATTACTTATGTATTGTTAGAACCCGTATTGAACATTACTAGCCTTCAATGGAACTCAAGTTTGTATCAGGTTACTGTGATGCTACGCTTCTCAAACTCATGTCTTAATCCTATCTTATACAGTTTTCGAAGCAAGTCTTTTCGTAAGAAAGTTCGTGATGTTTTCAACGATATGACGttgataaaaatgttaaaaatacgaAAAGAGAATCAGATTAATATGTATACCAAATTTTCTaatgtaatataa
- the LOC130656301 gene encoding synaptotagmin-14-like: MSLFPVLAILSICLLLVLVIVLVILYFTVFKKNLCCPTKEEGEPIVNPPQDGTQTNPAGPDQPQISVDGTDGATGGGGGGNGGGLPPVVGGGVDPQPGSTTITALVNATLPGTPSDRMTLAPPAPSVAGAGDSVSTAGDPVGFDPEEAEPLCVAGKILIQFTYMPAANKINLTVIRASDIPPVERGGADYIQVHLCVLPMRKQRYRTKAVPASKGVINMTFSFIHMTPDLVEKCAIRLRVYSTQRFSKRLIGEVKVSLAQIDLTSPLADEQIWKNLSPKGLVNDVPDPSYNLSELSSAASFGDVTSVPELLVSLHYVDLVGRLTVEVIRAANLNIKNNPVLPDTFVKIKVVSGEGKKIGKSKTSLRNQSSDPEFNETFVYPMSPEDLKQATMMFTVFAVGRRRRKKRTIIGWFAFGLNTSGTCETNHWKEMIQNPDCDVCHWQALQTAG; this comes from the exons ggGAGCCAATTGTAAATCCGCCGCAGGATGGTACACAGACGAATCCTGCAGGACCCGATCAACCACAAATTTCGGTGGATGGGACAGATGGAGCAACAGGTGGGGGAGGTGGAGGAAATGGAGGTGGACTTCCTCCAGTCGTAGGAGGTGGTGTTGATCCTCAACCAGGATCGACAACTATCACCGCTTTAGTCAATGCAACATTGCCAGGAACTCCAAGTGATAGAATGACTTTAGCTCCTCCTGCTCCTTCAGTTGCAGGTGCAGGAGATAGCGTATCTACAGCAGGTGACCCAGTTGGTTTTGATCCGGAAGAAGCAGAACCATTGTGTGTCGCAGGAAAAATTTTGATTCAATTTACATATATGCCTGccgcaaataaaataaatttaacagtTATACGTGCTAGTGATATACCTCCAGTGGAACGTGGGGGTGCCGATTATATACAAGTACATTTATGTGTATTACCAATGAGAAAACAAAGATACAGAACTAAAGCTGTTCCAGCGAGTAAAGGTGTCATTAATATGACTTTCTCATTTATACATATGACTCCAGATCTAGTTGAGAAATGTGCTATTCGTCTTCGTGTTTACAGTACTCAAAGATTTAGCAAAAGATTGATAGGTGAAGTCAAAGTATCGTTAGCTCAAATTGATTTGACAAGTCCTTTAGCAGACGAACAAATTTGGAAAAACCTTTCACCAAAAGGTCTTGTG AATGATGTTCCCGATCCATCATACAATCTGAGTGAGTTATCAAGTGCTGCAAGTTTTGGCGATGTTACATCGGTACCAGAGTTGCTAGTCAGCTTACATTATGTGGATTTGGTTGGTCGACTAACAGTGGAAGTTATAAGAGCTGCAAACTTGAACATTAAAAACAACCCTGTTTTACCTG ATACATTCGTGAAAATTAAGGTTGTCTCTGGTGAAGGCAAAAAGATTGGAAAAAGCAAAACTTCCTTAAGAAATCAATCTTCGGATCCTGAATTCAATGAAACATTTGTTTATCCAATGTCACCAGAGGATTTGAAACAGGCCACAATGATGTTTACCGTTTTTGCTGTTGGAAGacgaagaagaaagaaaagaacaATTATTGGATGGTTTGCATTCGGACTGAACACTTCAGGAACATGTGAGACAAATCACTGGAAAGAAATGATACAAAATCCAGATTGTGATGTATGTCATTGGCAAGCTCTACAAACAGCTGGATAG
- the LOC130657067 gene encoding uncharacterized protein LOC130657067 has protein sequence MLFLWNLMAIFFCKASTVKGDILRLYACNKLYGLFDAVYENVLLSNTTYSLVENIDLNHCSITCMQYPKCKSFSYMFDHSKCRIHHSTSADNGTVLQKTIGWIHYETNNNEQNLGRVCKERNPCRYGRCVDTCDSKGYRCHSKGEWIVLQRNVCFGAKAGEFGTFEIPHNGIMTGIKLVHVGGIGVTCGAIALTKWGCDFGSPPFTVENIGVVITDDQNKKLYPSMEYDKGNGFSFIPGYGANSPYVVFNAPNHAVHKRQEIRLHYGEALFGTNLDNNSGRSCADIYAKLSDE, from the exons ATGCTGTTCTTATGGAATCTTATGgccatatttttttgcaaagcgTCTACGGTTAAAGGAGACATCCTACGATTGTATGCTTGCAACAAACTTTATGGTCTCTTTGATGCagtatatgaaaatgttttgctTTCAAACACAACATATTCATTGGTTGAGAATATCGATCTTAATCACTGCTCAATCACATGCATGCAATATCCAAAGTGCAAATCATTCAGCTACATGTTTGATCATTCAAAATGCCGAATACACCATTCCACTAGCGCTGACAACGGAACTGTTCTGCAGAAGACCATTGGATGGATACATTATGAAACTAACAATAATGAACAAAAT ttgGGTCGTGTCTGTAAAGAAAGAAATCCATGCAGATATGGAAGATGCGTGGATACCTGTGATTCGAAAGGATATAGATGTCACTCCAAAG GTGAATGGATTGTTTTACAACGCAATGTCTGCTTTGGAGCAAAGGCGGGCGAATTTGGGACATTTGAAATACCCCACAATGGAATTATGACTGGAATAAAATTGGTACATGTTGGTGGAATCGGTGTAACATGCGGTGCCATTGCATTAACAAAGTGGGGATGTGATTTTGGTAGCCCTCCTTTCACCGTGGAAAATATTGGCGTTGTTATAACAGAtgatcaaaacaaaaaactttaccCCTCTATGGAATATGATAAGGGAAATGGTTTCTCTTTCATACCAGGATACGGCGCCAACTCTCCATACGTGGTTTTCAATGCACCAAATCACGCTGTTCATAAAAGACAGGAGATAAGATTACATTATGGCGAAGCTTTGTTTGGTACCAACCTCGATAACAACAGTGGTAGATCTTGCGCAGATATCTATGCAAAACTAAGCGACGAATAA